In Nicotiana tabacum cultivar K326 chromosome 17, ASM71507v2, whole genome shotgun sequence, one DNA window encodes the following:
- the LOC107793512 gene encoding uncharacterized protein LOC107793512, whose translation MEAAPILVCSKLPSFSSSSSKYNPFSYRPFDKQVVRKFCVNNLNPRRNLEIPKSHSRSSLSIPFSNVSSSPSQKFSCWSPYNGRFGSLLPVQCSHSYTTETRKVLSLESLKMGFSQLTPFGLFKWALVFSGTIAATKWVVNVLLNPFFWMYFSMTWLFWPWLVAISLASYSLYCLNKHLNGEASELEQFAIVTSAFTWLTLVPPAHFNGFLEGWPVVFFFVYHYFFFLNVSVRKRLYGDYNPREHDPKWDISLPNWKKLLFCVGVMVGHWLAAFEGPELHLIPGGWSNLGIWVLILMTLFMQYHSTLYLAKYSEKVVVPTAVVQFGPYRFVRHPIYASTMLLFVAYCVALRAPLSSLFIAVVCSLYYGNKAKLEESLMVENFGERYTEYASKVRYKLIPFVY comes from the coding sequence ATGGAAGCAGCGCCCATTTTGGTCTGCTCAAAGCTACCCTCTTTCAGTTCTAGCTCATCAAAATATAACCCCTTTTCTTACAGACCTTTCGACAAACAGGTGGTGCGCAAGTTTTGTGTAAACAACTTAAACCCCCGGAGAAATCTTGAAATACCCAAATCCCATTCGCGTAGCTCTTTATCAATTCCCTTCAGTAATGTTAGTTCTTCTCCGTCCCAGAAATTCTCCTGTTGGTCGCCGTATAATGGTAGATTTGGGTCATTACTGCCAGTCCAATGTTCACATTCGTATACAACAGAAACTAGAAAGGTGTTATCTTTGGAGTCACTAAAGATGGGGTTTTCTCAATTGACCCCATTTGGCTTGTTTAAGTGGGCTTTGGTGTTTTCAGGTACTATTGCTGCTACAAAGTGGGTTGTGAATGTACTGTTGAATCCATTCTTTTGGATGTATTTTAGTATGACATGGTTATTCTGGCCTTGGTTAGTTGCCATAAGCCTAGCAAGTTACAGTCTTTATTGCTTAAACAAGCATTTAAATGGGGAAGCAAGTGAATTAGAGCAATTTGCTATTGTTACTTCAGCTTTCACTTGGCTTACACTTGTCCCACCTGCACATTTCAATGGTTTTCTTGAAGGCTGGCCTGTTGTGTTCTTTTTCGTGTAccattatttctttttcttgaatGTGAGTGTTCGAAAACGACTATATGGTGATTACAACCCGAGAGAGCATGACCCCAAATGGGATATTAGCCTACCCAATTGGAAGAAGTTGTTGTTTTGTGTTGGAGTTATGGTTGGTCATTGGCTTGCAGCGTTTGAAGGGCCGGAATTGCATCTTATCCCTGGAGGATGGAGCAATTTGGGTATATGGGTTTTGATCTTGATGACATTGTTTATGCAGTATCATTCGACGTTGTATTTAGCCAAGTATTCGGAGAAGGTGGTTGTGCCTACAGCTGTCGTACAGTTTGGCCCGTATCGGTTTGTTCGCCATCCTATTTATGCTTCGACCATGCTCTTGTTTGTTGCTTACTGTGTTGCACTTAGGGCGCCTTTGAGCTCTCTCTTCATTGCAGTCGTTTGCTCGCTGTACTATGGGAACAAAGCTAAGTTAGAGGAAAGTTTGATGGTAGAGAACTTTGGTGAGAGATATACGGAGTATGCAAGTAAAGTTAGATACAAGCTTATTCCTTTTGTTTATTAG
- the LOC107793513 gene encoding uncharacterized protein LOC107793513 — protein sequence MAKRELSSTLRNLKFMQRAALREEKPKKEEVEEVEGAEEEVEEEEVIPGGNFPSSAPKRCVVIREGDPHPGATRGRMSFQCFNPSIDKLREEASKPHSEGSAACSSETSEINSKRENGTSQCGLENSNVEDSCHSPNEDFKRKQDDTSSEAQYPNKSHKRVLGNPESSPSSSRSSQKPHGLDWSVLKPPKSQKKRR from the exons ATGGCAAAGCGTGAACTATCCAGCACCTTGAGGAACTTGAAG tttatgCAAAGGGCAGCTCTGAGAGAGGAAAAGCCTAAgaaagaagaagtagaagaagtagaaggagcagaagaagaagtagaagaagaagaagtgatacCTGGTGGAAATTTTCCCTCTAGTGCTCCCAAAAGATG TGTTGTCATTAGGGAAGGGGATCCCCACCCTGGGGCTACAAGGGGTCGGATGTCTTTTCAATGCTTTAATCCTTCTATTGAT AAATTAAGAGAAGAAGCGTCAAAACCACATTCTGAAGGTTCTGCTGCTTGTTCTTCAGAGACGAGTGAAATAAATTCGAAAAG AGAAAATGGAACATCACAATGTGGGTTGGAGAACTCTAATGTGGAGGACTCGTGCCATTCTCCTAACGAAGATTTTAAAAGGAAGCAAGATGATACATCCTCTGAGGCGCAGtatccaaacaaatcacataagaGAGTTCTTGGCAATCCAGAGTCGTCACCTAGTAGTAGTCGGAGTTCCCAGAAGCCACATGGACTGGACTGGAGTGTTCTTAAACCTCCAAAGTCTCAAAAGAAAAGGCGGTAA